Proteins encoded together in one Chitinophaga sp. LS1 window:
- a CDS encoding glycoside hydrolase family 25 protein yields the protein MTKSREKKGWRLVVFIFQLMVIITAGLVYYQLKTGRLNFVRYEEFGIDMPVDYEIHGIDVSKFQKNINWEAVQQMQVEKIHISFAFIKATEGITRQDGNFRQNWSRARRAGVVRGAYHFFYATRDPLKQAINFQNVVQLEPGDLPPVLDIEVSNGQPPAVIRSTARVWLEEMKKAYGVKPIIYTNVHFYETYLGDEFDDYPLWVAHYYQKKKPASARNWLFWQHNDGGRVNGISTTVDFNVFRGDSLAFSKLLIRAKKH from the coding sequence GTGACAAAGTCCAGAGAAAAAAAAGGGTGGCGCCTGGTTGTCTTCATCTTTCAATTAATGGTGATTATCACCGCCGGTCTGGTATATTACCAGTTAAAAACAGGGAGACTCAACTTTGTAAGATATGAGGAGTTTGGTATTGATATGCCTGTAGACTATGAAATACATGGGATTGATGTCTCCAAGTTTCAAAAGAATATAAACTGGGAAGCAGTTCAGCAGATGCAGGTGGAAAAGATCCACATTTCATTTGCGTTTATCAAAGCTACGGAGGGTATTACCCGCCAGGATGGCAATTTCAGGCAGAACTGGTCCCGGGCCAGGCGGGCAGGGGTGGTGCGGGGTGCCTATCACTTTTTTTATGCTACCCGTGATCCGCTCAAGCAGGCCATCAATTTTCAGAATGTAGTACAGCTGGAGCCGGGCGACCTGCCACCCGTATTGGATATTGAAGTGAGCAACGGCCAGCCACCAGCGGTGATCAGAAGCACGGCCCGGGTATGGCTGGAAGAAATGAAAAAAGCATATGGCGTAAAACCCATCATTTATACTAACGTGCATTTTTACGAAACCTACCTGGGCGATGAATTTGATGACTATCCACTGTGGGTAGCCCATTATTACCAGAAAAAGAAACCGGCATCAGCAAGGAACTGGCTCTTCTGGCAACACAATGATGGGGGCAGGGTGAATGGTATATCAACTACGGTAGACTTCAATGTATTCAGAGGAGATAGCCTGGCATTCAGTAAGTTATTAATTCGCGCAAAAAAGCACTAA
- a CDS encoding thiamine pyrophosphate-dependent enzyme yields MYFDRTHISDDQLLGFYKALLYPRLVEEKMLLLLRQGKVSKWFSGIGQEAIAVGATLALDEDEWILPLHRNLGVFTTRQMPLQQLFHQWQGSPLGYSKGRERSFHFGSAAHHIFGMISHLGPQLSVADGIALAQQLEFSGKVTLTFTGEGGTSEGEFHEALNVAAVWGLPVIFLIENNGYGLSTPVAEQYRCEQLADRAAGYGMRGMRINGNNILEVYHAVKEAKRHALEERQPVLIEAMTFRMRGHEEASGTKYVPAALLEEWAKQDPILHFEKFLQFLNLADDSIRESLKQEIDHDIQAALHETVHVFNLDEELHDIYAPAPVPVAPTGAVSEKRFINAIADALHQAMELHPDLILMGQDIAEYGGAFKITEGLAGLYGKERVRNTPLCESAILGAGLGLSVMGYRSMVEMQFADFVSCGFNQIVNNLAKIHYRWGQNANVVIRLPAGAGVGAGPFHSQSNEAWFTHTPGLKVVYPATPEDAKGLLLAALADPNPVLYFEHKALYRSISGPVPDAPYTIEIGKAKVVQDGDDVSIITYGAGVHWALEYVRLHAELSIHILDLRSLQPLDYTAIQQAVFTTGKVLILHEATLTGGIGGEIAAWIGEHCFRQLDAPVMRCASLDTPVPFAAELEANFLAKARLHECVQTLLQY; encoded by the coding sequence ATGTACTTCGACCGCACACATATCAGTGACGACCAGTTGCTGGGCTTTTACAAAGCCTTACTTTACCCCCGGCTGGTAGAGGAGAAAATGTTATTGCTACTGAGGCAGGGAAAAGTAAGTAAATGGTTTTCAGGTATAGGGCAGGAAGCGATTGCCGTAGGCGCCACTTTAGCCCTGGATGAAGATGAATGGATATTGCCACTGCATCGTAACCTCGGTGTATTTACAACAAGGCAGATGCCTTTGCAACAGTTGTTTCATCAGTGGCAGGGAAGTCCGCTGGGATATAGTAAAGGCAGAGAACGATCTTTTCATTTTGGGAGCGCAGCCCATCATATATTTGGGATGATCTCTCATCTTGGTCCACAGTTGTCAGTAGCAGATGGTATCGCATTGGCGCAGCAGCTGGAATTCTCCGGTAAAGTAACGCTGACCTTTACAGGCGAAGGCGGTACCAGCGAAGGGGAATTCCATGAAGCCCTGAATGTAGCTGCTGTATGGGGTTTACCAGTGATCTTCCTGATAGAGAATAATGGCTATGGGTTAAGTACCCCGGTGGCAGAACAATATCGCTGTGAACAGCTGGCAGATCGGGCAGCCGGCTACGGTATGCGGGGCATGCGCATCAATGGCAATAATATCTTAGAGGTATACCATGCAGTGAAGGAGGCAAAACGCCATGCCCTGGAGGAACGACAACCGGTATTGATAGAGGCCATGACCTTTAGAATGCGGGGACATGAAGAAGCCAGTGGCACAAAATACGTACCCGCTGCCCTGCTGGAAGAATGGGCAAAGCAGGACCCGATATTACATTTCGAAAAGTTCTTACAGTTTTTGAACCTGGCAGATGATTCCATCCGGGAATCACTGAAACAGGAAATCGATCACGATATACAAGCGGCATTGCACGAAACGGTGCACGTTTTCAATTTAGATGAGGAGCTGCACGATATCTATGCGCCAGCTCCGGTACCAGTAGCTCCCACAGGCGCTGTTTCTGAAAAACGGTTTATCAATGCAATAGCCGATGCCCTGCATCAGGCAATGGAACTGCACCCTGACCTTATTTTGATGGGTCAGGATATAGCCGAATATGGTGGTGCATTTAAGATCACAGAAGGATTGGCAGGCCTGTATGGTAAAGAGCGGGTACGCAATACGCCCTTGTGCGAGAGTGCCATACTCGGTGCAGGATTGGGCTTATCAGTGATGGGCTACAGAAGTATGGTAGAGATGCAGTTTGCCGACTTTGTTTCCTGTGGGTTTAACCAGATTGTAAACAACCTCGCCAAGATTCATTACCGCTGGGGGCAAAATGCCAATGTGGTTATACGGCTCCCGGCAGGGGCGGGCGTAGGGGCAGGTCCCTTTCATTCACAGAGTAATGAGGCCTGGTTTACACATACACCGGGCTTGAAAGTGGTGTACCCGGCAACCCCTGAAGATGCGAAAGGGTTATTGCTGGCAGCGCTGGCAGATCCTAACCCGGTATTGTACTTTGAGCACAAAGCCTTGTACAGGAGTATCAGTGGCCCTGTGCCGGATGCACCTTATACTATTGAAATAGGAAAAGCAAAGGTGGTACAGGATGGAGATGATGTTAGTATCATTACTTATGGAGCAGGCGTACATTGGGCGCTGGAATATGTGCGGCTGCATGCTGAACTATCAATCCATATCCTGGATCTGAGGTCACTGCAACCACTGGATTATACAGCCATTCAACAAGCCGTTTTTACCACAGGAAAAGTGTTGATATTGCACGAAGCGACCTTAACCGGAGGCATCGGTGGCGAGATTGCGGCCTGGATTGGCGAGCACTGCTTCCGGCAATTGGATGCCCCCGTTATGCGCTGTGCATCTCTGGATACCCCTGTCCCTTTTGCAGCAGAGCTGGAAGCAAATTTCCTTGCGAAGGCACGCCTGCATGAATGTGTACAAACATTATTGCAATATTAA
- a CDS encoding YybH family protein, with protein MRFILYLILLTPPSIAALAQHPDSEIRQLLAVQTSTWNQGNIEGFMQTYWQSDSLLFVGSHGPTYGWQATLDRYKKSYPDTAAMGKLDFKILEIRPLAKELYFVVGKWHLQRSAGDMQGAYTLLIKKIKGQWKIIADHSS; from the coding sequence ATGCGTTTTATCCTGTATCTTATCCTGTTGACACCCCCGTCTATAGCAGCACTGGCGCAACATCCGGACAGTGAGATCCGGCAGCTACTGGCGGTACAAACCAGCACCTGGAACCAGGGGAATATAGAAGGCTTTATGCAAACGTACTGGCAATCAGATTCATTATTGTTCGTCGGCAGCCATGGCCCCACATATGGCTGGCAGGCAACTCTGGACAGATACAAGAAATCTTACCCGGATACCGCCGCTATGGGCAAGCTGGATTTTAAGATCCTGGAAATCAGACCATTGGCAAAGGAGCTATACTTTGTAGTGGGAAAATGGCATTTACAGAGAAGCGCGGGAGATATGCAAGGGGCTTATACCCTATTGATAAAGAAAATCAAAGGTCAGTGGAAGATTATTGCCGATCATAGTAGTTAG
- a CDS encoding hydroxypyruvate isomerase family protein: MERRKFLQQGTLAGLSTLAFNAATAAAISSEPLAPEAGKPFNLNYAPHDGMFKNSAGNNVLDQIQFMYDQGFRSFEDNGLMNRDVAEQEKIGNLLAKLGMQMGVFVIDGGDNWKTSLTTGKQEFKDTFVKICRKALETAKRVNAKWATFVPGYFERNLPMGVQTGNVIEALRPGTAILEPHGLVMVLEPLSDNADLFLRTAEQSYMVCKAVNSPSCKILYDIYHMQRNTGNLIPTMDLCWDEIAYIQIGDNPGRKEPTTGEINYKNIFKHLHTKGYKGVLGMEHGNANPGKEGEVALIKAYRESDAFL, from the coding sequence ATGGAAAGAAGAAAATTCTTGCAGCAGGGCACCCTGGCAGGTCTGTCAACCCTTGCTTTCAATGCTGCTACCGCCGCTGCGATTTCCTCGGAGCCCCTGGCTCCGGAGGCAGGCAAACCCTTTAACCTGAACTATGCGCCCCATGATGGCATGTTTAAAAACAGCGCGGGCAACAATGTACTGGACCAGATTCAATTTATGTACGACCAGGGCTTCCGTTCCTTTGAAGACAATGGTCTCATGAACCGCGATGTAGCCGAACAGGAAAAGATCGGAAATCTGCTGGCGAAACTGGGTATGCAAATGGGTGTTTTTGTGATAGACGGTGGAGACAACTGGAAAACCTCCCTCACCACCGGCAAACAGGAATTCAAGGACACCTTTGTAAAAATATGTCGCAAGGCACTTGAAACAGCCAAACGTGTAAATGCCAAATGGGCCACCTTTGTACCCGGCTACTTTGAACGCAACCTTCCTATGGGCGTACAAACAGGCAATGTCATCGAAGCACTGCGCCCAGGTACCGCCATTCTTGAACCACATGGTCTCGTGATGGTGCTGGAGCCCCTGAGCGACAATGCAGACCTCTTTCTCCGTACAGCAGAACAAAGCTATATGGTGTGCAAAGCAGTAAATAGCCCCAGTTGTAAAATACTCTACGATATCTACCACATGCAGCGCAATACCGGCAACCTGATACCTACCATGGACCTGTGCTGGGACGAAATCGCCTATATTCAGATCGGAGACAACCCAGGTAGAAAAGAGCCCACTACCGGCGAGATCAATTACAAGAACATCTTCAAACATTTACACACAAAAGGATATAAGGGCGTACTCGGTATGGAACACGGCAATGCCAACCCCGGAAAAGAAGGTGAGGTAGCACTGATAAAGGCTTATAGGGAAAGCGATGCATTTCTGTAA
- the kdsB gene encoding 3-deoxy-manno-octulosonate cytidylyltransferase, translating into MKKVALIPARYGATRFPGKLMAKLGGKSVILRTYESTVKTGVFDEVMVVTDSDVIYQEIISNGGKAVMSQKEHECGTDRIAEAIADREDVEIIVNVQGDEPFTQKEPLEKLLQVFEGEAGQKVQVASLMQELKDWSSIEDPNYVKVAVDKQFNALFFSRSVIPYPRDKQVKSVYYEHIGIYAFRRKTLLDFTQMPVSPLEAAEKIECLRYLENGISMKMVVTEYMGVEIDTPEDLVKAEKLL; encoded by the coding sequence ATGAAAAAAGTAGCCTTAATACCTGCCCGCTATGGCGCTACCCGTTTCCCGGGCAAGCTGATGGCTAAACTGGGTGGTAAGTCAGTGATCCTGCGCACGTATGAAAGTACTGTGAAAACAGGCGTGTTCGACGAAGTTATGGTCGTAACTGACTCCGATGTTATCTACCAGGAGATCATTAGCAATGGTGGTAAAGCGGTCATGAGCCAAAAGGAACATGAGTGTGGTACCGATCGTATTGCCGAAGCGATCGCTGACAGGGAAGATGTAGAGATCATCGTAAATGTTCAGGGAGACGAACCTTTCACCCAGAAAGAGCCGCTGGAAAAACTACTTCAGGTGTTCGAAGGCGAAGCTGGTCAGAAAGTACAGGTAGCCTCCCTGATGCAGGAGCTGAAAGACTGGTCATCCATCGAAGATCCTAATTATGTAAAGGTGGCCGTGGATAAACAGTTCAACGCACTTTTCTTCTCCCGCTCCGTCATTCCTTATCCCCGCGATAAACAGGTGAAATCCGTTTATTATGAGCACATTGGTATCTATGCATTCCGCCGCAAAACCCTGCTGGATTTTACCCAAATGCCGGTAAGCCCACTGGAAGCCGCTGAGAAAATAGAATGCCTGCGCTACCTGGAAAATGGCATCTCCATGAAAATGGTGGTGACTGAGTACATGGGTGTGGAAATCGATACACCGGAAGACCTGGTGAAAGCAGAAAAATTATTATAA
- a CDS encoding SPASM domain-containing protein has product MPDFNWNDSLNLLSKFTLRRGWNAGKVLSSYFVSKWSRKPVQWGLPISVSFEPTTSCNLRCPECPSGLRAFTRPTGMLNQDFFKKTIDEISKDLFYLIFYFQGEPYLNTGFLDMVKYATSKGLYTATSTNAHYLTDENARKTVESGLDRLIISIDGTTQDVYTQYRVGGNLEKVIQGAKNIVKWKKELNSKKPFVFFQFLVVKPNEHQIEDIKLLAKEIGVDQVRFKTAQVYDYEEGNRLIPTIDKFSRYKRNEDGTYKIKNKMGNHCWRLWHAPVITWDGLVVPCCFDKDAQHKLGDLKQQSMKELWHNEKYVGFRTQLMKGRANIDICANCSEGTKVWG; this is encoded by the coding sequence ATGCCGGATTTTAATTGGAATGATTCGTTGAACCTGCTTTCTAAGTTTACCCTGCGTCGTGGTTGGAATGCCGGAAAAGTACTGAGCAGTTATTTTGTGAGTAAATGGTCTCGGAAACCAGTACAATGGGGCTTACCAATCTCCGTATCTTTCGAACCAACTACTTCCTGTAACCTTCGTTGCCCGGAATGTCCCAGTGGCTTACGTGCTTTTACCCGCCCTACGGGGATGCTGAATCAGGATTTTTTCAAAAAGACTATTGATGAGATCTCTAAAGATCTCTTCTACCTTATATTTTATTTTCAGGGAGAACCATACCTGAATACAGGGTTTCTGGACATGGTAAAATATGCCACCAGCAAAGGTTTGTATACAGCTACCTCTACGAACGCTCACTACCTTACGGACGAAAACGCCCGCAAAACGGTAGAAAGTGGTCTGGACCGCCTGATTATATCTATAGATGGTACCACACAGGATGTGTATACCCAATACCGCGTGGGCGGTAACCTGGAAAAGGTAATTCAGGGGGCTAAAAATATCGTGAAGTGGAAAAAAGAACTAAATTCCAAAAAGCCGTTTGTTTTCTTCCAGTTCCTCGTTGTAAAGCCTAACGAGCACCAGATTGAGGATATCAAATTGCTGGCAAAGGAAATCGGTGTGGACCAGGTTCGCTTCAAGACAGCGCAAGTGTATGATTATGAGGAAGGAAACCGATTGATTCCTACTATTGATAAATTTAGCCGTTACAAGCGCAACGAAGATGGGACCTATAAGATCAAGAACAAAATGGGGAATCATTGCTGGCGCCTGTGGCATGCACCTGTCATCACCTGGGATGGTCTGGTAGTACCTTGTTGTTTTGACAAGGACGCCCAGCATAAACTGGGCGATTTAAAACAACAGTCCATGAAGGAACTGTGGCACAATGAAAAGTATGTTGGTTTCCGCACCCAGTTGATGAAGGGCCGGGCCAATATCGATATCTGTGCAAACTGTAGCGAAGGTACCAAAGTATGGGGCTAA
- a CDS encoding iron-containing alcohol dehydrogenase family protein has product MKFRNFKMVDYVVYGRGCFDQLDEILAPQRKGDAPMIFFVDHFFQGNDAFAKRIPVRGKDKIIFIDVTDEPKTKYVDKVRDDLKTEFGEVSGIIGIGGGSVMDMAKAVSLMMTNPGSSADYQGWDLVKYPGVYKAGIPTISGTGAEVSRTCVLTGPTRKLGMNSDFTPFDQIVLDPELIRGVPKNQMFYTAMDCYIHCIESLTGTYLNAFSRSYGEESLRLCQEIFLHKPEWDDDADEKLMMASYAGGMSIAYSQVGVAHAVSYGLAYLLGTKHGIGNCIVFDKLEEFYPEGVAEFKEMVKKHNIDIPQGITKGLTDEQFNIMIDVSLGMAPLWENALGKDWKEQMTRERLRALYERL; this is encoded by the coding sequence ATGAAATTCAGGAACTTTAAGATGGTTGACTACGTGGTATATGGCCGCGGATGTTTTGACCAACTGGATGAAATATTGGCTCCCCAACGTAAAGGAGATGCACCCATGATATTTTTCGTGGACCATTTCTTCCAGGGAAATGACGCTTTTGCTAAGCGTATTCCAGTGAGAGGCAAGGACAAGATTATATTTATTGATGTAACAGACGAACCTAAAACCAAATACGTTGACAAAGTCAGAGATGACCTGAAAACTGAATTTGGTGAGGTGAGCGGTATCATCGGTATCGGTGGCGGGTCTGTAATGGACATGGCCAAAGCAGTATCCCTGATGATGACCAACCCAGGTTCTTCTGCTGACTATCAGGGCTGGGACCTGGTAAAATATCCTGGCGTATACAAGGCGGGTATTCCTACCATCTCCGGTACCGGGGCCGAAGTAAGCCGTACCTGTGTACTGACAGGCCCTACCCGTAAGCTGGGTATGAACTCTGACTTTACACCGTTCGACCAGATCGTACTGGATCCTGAATTGATCAGAGGCGTACCTAAGAACCAGATGTTCTATACTGCGATGGATTGTTATATCCACTGTATCGAATCTCTGACGGGTACTTACCTGAACGCTTTCAGCCGTTCTTACGGTGAAGAATCATTACGCCTGTGCCAGGAGATCTTCCTGCATAAGCCTGAATGGGATGACGATGCTGATGAGAAACTGATGATGGCATCTTATGCCGGTGGTATGAGTATCGCCTATTCTCAGGTGGGTGTAGCACACGCTGTGAGCTACGGTCTGGCTTACCTGCTGGGCACCAAGCACGGTATTGGTAATTGTATCGTGTTCGACAAGCTGGAAGAATTCTATCCTGAAGGCGTAGCTGAATTCAAAGAAATGGTGAAGAAACACAACATCGATATTCCACAGGGCATCACCAAAGGACTGACTGATGAGCAATTCAACATCATGATCGATGTATCCCTGGGTATGGCCCCACTGTGGGAAAATGCACTGGGTAAGGATTGGAAAGAGCAAATGACAAGAGAAAGACTGAGAGCGCTGTACGAACGGCTGTAA
- a CDS encoding DegT/DnrJ/EryC1/StrS family aminotransferase has translation MPGYEFFGPEERKEVNDVLETGIFMRYGFDGPRKGIWKAKELEQAISEKLNVGYTQIVSSGTAALTVAMQALGIGAGDEVIMPTFTFVASFECIFSVGATPVLVDVDDTLTLDPKAVEAAITPRTKAVMPVHMCGSMADLDALKAICDKHNLILLEDACQSFGATYKGKAVGSIGHAGAFSFDFVKTITCAEGGAIVTNDKDIYVKADGYSDHGHDHLGVDRGADLHPFIGYNFRISELHAAVGLAQVRKLDTFLSIQRKTKKIFKDALSAIPQVSFRRLPDAEGDSATFLAFFLPEESQARAAAAAMKAAGLPAFYWFDNNWHYIRNWEHFKQSTVLSRFAPGLQQAMELYKVKQFPASDAIMSRCICTPINLGWSDAEVAERAEKLVNAVKSAL, from the coding sequence ATGCCCGGATATGAATTTTTTGGACCGGAAGAACGCAAGGAAGTAAATGACGTGCTGGAAACCGGCATCTTTATGCGCTATGGGTTTGATGGCCCACGCAAAGGCATCTGGAAAGCAAAGGAGCTGGAACAAGCCATCTCTGAAAAACTGAATGTTGGGTACACACAGATCGTATCCAGCGGTACGGCAGCCCTCACCGTAGCAATGCAGGCGTTGGGCATAGGTGCAGGAGACGAAGTGATCATGCCGACCTTCACATTTGTGGCAAGTTTTGAGTGTATCTTCTCGGTAGGCGCCACCCCGGTGCTGGTAGACGTAGATGATACCCTGACCCTGGACCCTAAAGCGGTTGAGGCTGCAATCACTCCACGTACCAAGGCGGTTATGCCTGTACATATGTGTGGTTCGATGGCTGACCTGGATGCACTGAAGGCCATCTGCGACAAACACAATCTGATCTTACTTGAAGACGCCTGTCAATCATTTGGCGCAACTTATAAAGGTAAAGCTGTTGGTTCTATCGGCCATGCTGGCGCCTTCTCCTTCGACTTTGTAAAAACCATCACCTGTGCTGAAGGTGGTGCCATCGTTACCAACGACAAGGATATTTATGTAAAAGCGGACGGTTACTCTGACCATGGCCACGACCACCTGGGCGTAGACCGTGGGGCAGATCTGCACCCATTCATCGGGTACAACTTCCGCATTTCTGAACTGCATGCGGCTGTAGGTCTCGCGCAGGTTAGAAAACTGGATACTTTCCTGAGCATCCAGCGCAAAACCAAAAAGATATTTAAAGATGCTCTGTCTGCCATTCCTCAGGTCAGCTTTCGTCGCCTGCCGGATGCAGAAGGGGATAGTGCTACTTTCCTCGCCTTCTTCCTGCCAGAAGAATCTCAGGCCAGAGCTGCTGCCGCTGCTATGAAAGCTGCCGGTCTGCCTGCTTTCTACTGGTTTGATAACAACTGGCATTATATCCGTAACTGGGAACACTTCAAACAAAGCACGGTGCTGAGCCGTTTTGCACCAGGCCTGCAACAGGCAATGGAGCTGTACAAAGTGAAACAATTCCCAGCTTCTGATGCGATCATGAGCCGTTGCATCTGCACTCCTATCAACCTGGGCTGGAGCGATGCTGAGGTTGCTGAACGTGCTGAGAAACTGGTAAATGCAGTAAAAAGCGCCCTGTAA
- a CDS encoding MFS transporter, with the protein MDQSHGRIYTFHFIMLCLSNALFSASYNMMLPDLPAYLSSMGGEQYKGYILALFTLMAGLSRPFSGKLTDTVGRVPVMIFGSVICVICSLLYPLVSTVAAFLLLRFFHGFSTGFKPTGTAAYVADIVPNTRRAEAMGMVGLFSTIGMALGPAIGGYVTSIWDIHVMFQLSAVFALLSVVILVGGMKETLPNKQGFRLSTLRISKSEIFEPLVLAPVIVTFITYYSYGVLFTIIPDFSAYVGLPPASKGLFYTFFTASSISIRLLAGKVSDRYGRLPVLKIATLIMAVGVFTLGVAHSPAMMLTAAVIYGVSVGLNSPAVTAWTIDLGRPEHKGRALASMYIAQEAGIGIGAYLSAFVYHNDSRFFPLTFYSTAIVTLAATVYLIFIYQNRRMQTVKQFVFSPGKWFQR; encoded by the coding sequence ATGGATCAGTCGCACGGGAGGATCTATACCTTCCACTTTATCATGCTATGCCTTAGCAATGCACTGTTTTCCGCCAGCTACAACATGATGCTACCAGACTTGCCTGCTTACCTCAGCAGCATGGGCGGCGAACAATACAAAGGCTACATTCTTGCTTTGTTTACACTCATGGCAGGGCTATCACGGCCCTTTAGCGGTAAACTCACAGACACCGTTGGCCGCGTTCCGGTAATGATTTTCGGCTCCGTGATCTGTGTGATCTGTAGCCTGCTCTATCCCCTGGTCAGCACTGTAGCCGCCTTCTTATTACTCCGCTTCTTTCATGGTTTTTCTACAGGCTTTAAGCCTACCGGTACTGCTGCTTATGTGGCCGATATCGTACCCAATACCCGCAGAGCAGAAGCGATGGGCATGGTTGGACTCTTCAGCACCATTGGTATGGCACTGGGCCCAGCCATAGGAGGATATGTTACTTCTATCTGGGATATACACGTGATGTTCCAGTTATCGGCAGTGTTCGCCTTATTATCAGTAGTGATACTGGTAGGTGGTATGAAAGAAACGCTGCCGAATAAACAAGGCTTCCGGCTCTCCACACTCAGGATCTCTAAATCAGAGATCTTTGAGCCATTGGTACTGGCGCCGGTGATCGTTACTTTCATCACTTATTACAGCTATGGGGTACTGTTCACTATTATTCCTGATTTCAGCGCTTATGTAGGTCTGCCGCCAGCGAGCAAAGGCCTGTTTTATACATTCTTTACCGCCAGCTCTATCAGTATCCGGTTGTTAGCTGGTAAGGTCTCTGACCGATATGGCAGATTGCCGGTGTTGAAGATTGCGACATTGATTATGGCGGTTGGGGTATTTACTTTAGGCGTGGCCCACTCTCCTGCCATGATGCTCACTGCCGCTGTGATCTATGGTGTATCAGTAGGATTGAATTCTCCAGCCGTGACAGCCTGGACCATTGATCTGGGCAGACCAGAACACAAAGGGCGGGCACTGGCTTCCATGTACATCGCACAGGAAGCGGGTATTGGTATTGGCGCCTACCTGTCAGCCTTTGTATATCACAACGATTCCAGGTTCTTCCCCCTCACCTTCTATTCTACCGCTATAGTGACCCTTGCGGCTACGGTCTATTTGATCTTTATTTATCAAAATCGCCGTATGCAAACTGTAAAACAATTTGTATTTTCACCCGGCAAGTGGTTTCAACGATAA
- a CDS encoding formylglycine-generating enzyme family protein, with amino-acid sequence MKNKLLVLSLGCMITQSVSGQDNSPPNQPYTATLPGTTVSFRMVPIPAGSFNWGSPVSEKGRKDDEGPRQQVQIGAFWMSAHEVTFDEYDVYSDAEKDKTPIPDGMTRPSPPYIDLTLGMGKQGGFPANSMSQYGALSYCRWLYAKTGIFYRLPTEAEWEYACRAGAATTYPFGKDSSSLKQYAWYAGNSGGKYHKVGELQPNAWGLYDMLGNVAEWTLDQYDVHYLEQAPDKDPWKQPTSRTPRSIKGGNYQDDAAQLRSAARLKSDPDWNRRDPQIPKSKWWNADAPFIGFRIIRPVKQPTKEEAGQFFADVLDKYIGSR; translated from the coding sequence ATGAAAAACAAATTGCTTGTACTGTCGCTAGGCTGTATGATCACCCAAAGTGTATCCGGCCAGGACAATAGTCCTCCCAACCAGCCCTATACGGCTACCCTTCCTGGTACGACTGTTTCTTTCAGGATGGTGCCCATTCCTGCTGGTTCGTTCAATTGGGGGAGTCCTGTCTCGGAAAAAGGCAGGAAGGATGATGAAGGTCCCCGCCAGCAGGTACAGATCGGGGCATTCTGGATGAGCGCACATGAAGTGACCTTCGATGAATACGATGTGTACTCTGATGCAGAAAAGGACAAAACCCCCATTCCTGATGGTATGACCCGCCCCAGTCCGCCATATATTGACCTGACCTTGGGTATGGGTAAGCAGGGTGGCTTTCCGGCAAACAGTATGAGCCAATACGGCGCATTGAGCTACTGTCGCTGGTTGTATGCAAAAACCGGTATCTTCTACCGCCTGCCTACAGAAGCAGAATGGGAATATGCCTGTCGTGCAGGAGCTGCTACAACTTATCCTTTTGGTAAGGACAGCAGCAGCTTAAAACAGTACGCCTGGTATGCTGGCAACAGCGGTGGCAAGTACCACAAAGTAGGAGAGTTGCAACCCAATGCCTGGGGATTGTACGACATGCTGGGCAATGTAGCAGAATGGACGCTGGACCAGTATGATGTACATTACCTGGAACAGGCGCCAGACAAAGATCCATGGAAGCAACCTACTTCCAGAACACCCCGTAGCATCAAAGGGGGCAATTACCAGGATGATGCGGCTCAACTGCGCAGTGCGGCCCGCCTGAAATCTGATCCGGATTGGAACAGACGTGATCCTCAGATACCCAAAAGCAAGTGGTGGAATGCCGATGCGCCTTTTATCGGATTTCGCATTATCCGCCCTGTAAAGCAACCTACGAAAGAAGAAGCCGGGCAGTTCTTTGCTGACGTGCTGGATAAATATATTGGTTCCAGATAA
- a CDS encoding phage holin family protein, protein MNFLIRLLISAIAAMVTAYVLPGVYINSFITALVLAFVLAILNLLVKPILILLTLPVTIITLGLFLLVINAIIIMMASSLVSGFKVDGFIWALLFSLVLTVVSGIMNSLAGTRRDD, encoded by the coding sequence ATGAATTTCCTGATCCGCCTGTTAATTAGCGCCATCGCAGCCATGGTTACTGCTTATGTATTGCCCGGTGTATATATTAACAGCTTCATTACCGCCCTGGTATTGGCTTTTGTATTGGCGATACTGAACCTGCTGGTAAAACCTATTTTAATATTGCTGACATTACCTGTTACCATCATTACATTAGGGCTATTCCTATTGGTTATCAATGCTATCATTATTATGATGGCCAGTTCGCTGGTGTCTGGATTCAAGGTAGATGGATTTATATGGGCATTGCTGTTCAGCCTTGTGCTGACAGTGGTTTCTGGCATTATGAATAGCCTGGCTGGTACCAGGCGCGATGACTGA